Proteins encoded by one window of archaeon BMS3Bbin15:
- a CDS encoding metal-dependent hydrolase, with translation MKVKGIKIKNVEITWLGHSSFKFNNSKVVYIDPFVLPEKAEKADIIIMTHEHFDHCAVKNAEKIIKDSTVVFTTKGCADKCGFDTEVIRAGKSREAYNVKIEAVEAYNIDKPFHPRGLGFGVIVEMDGVRIYHAGDSDFIPEMGNLRPDVALLPIGGKYTMDIREAVEAAVKIRPKMTIPMHYNYIDNTQADPEKFGELLSEKAPDIQVIILSPL, from the coding sequence ATGAAGGTGAAGGGAATAAAAATAAAGAATGTGGAAATAACCTGGCTGGGACATTCAAGTTTTAAGTTCAATAACAGTAAAGTTGTTTATATAGACCCCTTTGTCCTGCCAGAAAAAGCGGAAAAGGCAGATATAATCATTATGACACATGAGCACTTTGATCACTGTGCTGTTAAAAATGCAGAGAAGATAATTAAAGACTCTACAGTTGTATTCACAACTAAAGGATGTGCAGATAAGTGTGGATTTGATACAGAGGTGATCAGAGCAGGAAAAAGTAGAGAAGCTTATAATGTAAAAATTGAAGCTGTCGAAGCCTACAATATTGACAAACCTTTTCATCCACGTGGCCTTGGTTTTGGCGTGATAGTTGAAATGGATGGGGTGAGAATTTATCATGCCGGCGATAGCGATTTTATACCTGAGATGGGGAATTTAAGGCCAGATGTAGCTTTACTACCAATAGGTGGAAAATATACCATGGATATCAGAGAAGCAGTTGAGGCAGCAGTAAAAATAAGGCCAAAAATGACAATCCCAATGCATTATAACTATATTGATAACACTCAGGCTGACCCAGAGAAGTTCGGAGAACTTCTCTCTGAAAAGGCTCCGGATATTCAGGTGATAATTCTGTCTCCACTCTAA